A genomic stretch from Bradyrhizobium quebecense includes:
- a CDS encoding ABC transporter substrate-binding protein, whose translation MAILIRTLLASVVALASLGAITQQVRDQGATDTEIRIGNLMPYSGALEIFGQIGKAEAAYFEMINERGGIGGRKIRFMSYDDLSDVSNAMDLTRILVETDNVLLMFGSFGTPENLAVRKYLNERQVPQLFVASGDQDLSEPAVYPWTMGWQPSYREEGRIYANYIQAFYPGKKIVALWENDQFGRELFKGLVQGLGDVAHNIRIDIAYDVDDQHLDGHISILKQSGAEVFVFAGVPENASKVIRAAAEHGWRPVFVVNQMASSIETVLKPAGTENATGVITAAFLKDASDPAWREDQGAWRSFLDKFTKAGGKDDAAAVYGYAAAETMVQVLRQCGNDLSRENVMKQAAALRDYQASALLPGIKINTAQFRPVEQLRLLQFDGRSWQPIGEVLDTAFTGSSGK comes from the coding sequence ATGGCTATTTTGATCCGAACTCTGTTGGCCAGCGTCGTCGCGCTGGCGTCGCTCGGTGCCATCACGCAGCAGGTGCGCGACCAGGGCGCCACGGACACCGAAATCCGCATCGGCAATCTGATGCCGTACAGCGGCGCGCTCGAGATTTTTGGCCAGATCGGCAAGGCGGAAGCCGCCTATTTCGAGATGATCAACGAACGCGGCGGCATCGGCGGCCGCAAGATCCGTTTCATGTCCTATGACGATCTGTCGGATGTTTCCAACGCCATGGACCTCACGCGCATTCTCGTCGAGACCGACAATGTGCTCTTGATGTTCGGTTCGTTCGGCACGCCGGAGAATCTCGCCGTGCGGAAGTATCTCAACGAACGGCAGGTCCCCCAGCTTTTTGTTGCCTCCGGCGATCAGGACCTCAGCGAGCCCGCGGTCTATCCGTGGACCATGGGCTGGCAGCCCTCATACCGCGAGGAGGGGCGCATCTATGCCAACTACATCCAGGCTTTCTATCCCGGAAAGAAGATCGTGGCGCTTTGGGAGAATGATCAGTTCGGCCGGGAATTGTTCAAGGGATTGGTGCAAGGCTTGGGTGACGTCGCCCACAACATCAGGATCGACATCGCCTATGATGTCGACGATCAGCATCTGGACGGCCACATATCGATCCTGAAGCAGTCGGGGGCCGAGGTCTTTGTGTTTGCCGGGGTGCCGGAAAATGCCTCGAAGGTGATCCGGGCCGCGGCCGAGCACGGCTGGCGGCCGGTGTTCGTCGTGAACCAGATGGCGTCATCGATCGAGACGGTGCTCAAGCCGGCCGGCACGGAGAATGCGACCGGCGTCATCACCGCCGCCTTCCTGAAGGATGCGAGCGATCCGGCCTGGAGGGAAGATCAGGGCGCCTGGCGCAGCTTCCTTGACAAGTTTACGAAAGCCGGCGGCAAGGACGACGCTGCCGCAGTCTACGGCTATGCCGCCGCCGAAACGATGGTCCAGGTGCTCAGGCAATGCGGCAACGATCTGTCACGCGAAAACGTCATGAAGCAGGCTGCGGCGCTCAGGGATTATCAGGCATCCGCCTTGCTCCCCGGCATCAAGATCAACACCGCGCAGTTCCGACCGGTGGAGCAGTTGCGGTTGCTGCAGTTTGATGGCCGCAGCTGGCAGCCGATCGGTGAGGTGCTTGATACGGCGTTCACCGGTTCGTCCGGAAAATAG
- a CDS encoding CPBP family intramembrane glutamic endopeptidase, protein MDALNPDTPPTTIEPPPRPPRVWRFWGTSLWGLLIFAAMFLGQVAVIVYRIIAQGGELSAAGITHVVADGLTISLSVLAGLPMVLLVLWFAIRRTGIPFADYLGLRGTSWKNVIIGVVALIVLVGAWDMVSRAAGREVTPGFMGDVLKSAQEHSALWLLVIAFAVAAPLWEELFARGWLYRGWSESRLGPYGAILLSSIVWTVMHLQYDWFFLCEVLSIGFLFGYLRFRTGSTWLTILLHGLNNFAATLQTWWLAG, encoded by the coding sequence ATGGACGCACTCAATCCCGATACTCCGCCGACCACCATCGAACCGCCGCCACGTCCCCCTCGGGTGTGGAGGTTCTGGGGCACCTCGCTGTGGGGCCTTCTGATCTTCGCCGCGATGTTCCTCGGCCAGGTTGCCGTGATCGTCTACCGCATCATTGCGCAGGGCGGCGAACTGTCGGCGGCCGGCATCACCCATGTGGTCGCCGACGGTCTGACGATCTCGCTCTCGGTCCTCGCGGGCCTGCCGATGGTGCTGCTGGTGCTGTGGTTCGCGATCCGCCGCACCGGGATCCCCTTTGCCGATTACCTCGGGCTGCGCGGGACGTCGTGGAAGAACGTGATCATCGGCGTCGTCGCGCTGATCGTGCTGGTCGGGGCCTGGGACATGGTGTCCCGCGCCGCCGGCCGCGAGGTGACGCCGGGCTTCATGGGCGACGTGCTGAAATCGGCGCAGGAGCACAGCGCGCTGTGGCTTCTGGTGATCGCTTTTGCCGTGGCTGCGCCGCTCTGGGAGGAGCTGTTCGCGCGTGGTTGGCTCTATCGCGGGTGGTCGGAATCCAGGCTCGGCCCCTATGGCGCGATCCTGCTGTCGTCGATCGTCTGGACCGTGATGCACCTGCAGTACGACTGGTTCTTCCTCTGTGAGGTGCTGTCGATCGGGTTCTTGTTCGGTTATTTGCGCTTCCGCACCGGTTCGACTTGGCTCACCATCCTGCTGCACGGGCTGAACAATTTTGCGGCGACGCTCCAGACCTGGTGGCTGGCGGGGTGA
- a CDS encoding acyl-CoA dehydrogenase family protein: MTQAPFATHDVLNQSPPFEDIDLFTADAPLVAAVVANGGAAASAKLSDFGKHWGSAVMAERGRVANENTPKLRTFDARGNRRDEVEFHPAYHELMAHSAHAGMHNSTWTADGKPAGGAAEVVRAARFYIASQVETGHLCPITMTRASVAALASQPDILAKTMPVISTRAYDPGFAPWWTKRGMTLGMGMTEKQGGTDVRANMTRAARDGGAWRITGHKWFMSAPMCDAFLVLAQTSGGLSCFFMPRFAPDGTVNAIHFQRLKDKLGNRSNASSEVEFHGAHAELIGEEGKGIRTIIQMVQLTRQDCAIASTGLMRSGLAHALNHARHRSVFQKHLADQPLMQAVLSDMALHVEASIALVMRLCRAFDRAPIDAGEAAYMRLLTPAIKYWTCKSAPGFLYEAMECLGGNGYVEEGILARHYRESPVNAIWEGSGNVMCLDVLRALGREADAALAVLRALADETRGLPGTAEAIASIGQSFRRPDSERIARLAVEKLALLAATAALNQVSPKNAELFAATRLAERHAGMYGAVDLSDADQRALLARALP, from the coding sequence ATGACGCAGGCTCCGTTCGCCACCCACGACGTCCTCAACCAGTCGCCGCCCTTTGAGGACATCGACCTCTTCACGGCGGACGCGCCACTCGTCGCGGCCGTCGTCGCCAACGGCGGGGCGGCAGCCAGCGCAAAGCTGTCGGATTTCGGCAAGCATTGGGGATCGGCCGTCATGGCGGAGCGCGGCCGGGTCGCCAACGAGAACACGCCGAAACTGCGAACGTTCGATGCCAGGGGCAATCGCCGCGACGAGGTCGAGTTTCATCCGGCCTATCACGAGCTGATGGCGCACTCGGCCCATGCCGGCATGCACAACTCGACCTGGACCGCCGACGGCAAGCCGGCTGGCGGGGCGGCCGAGGTGGTGCGCGCGGCGAGGTTCTATATCGCGTCCCAGGTCGAGACCGGTCATCTCTGCCCGATCACGATGACGCGCGCCTCGGTCGCGGCGCTGGCCTCGCAGCCGGACATTCTGGCGAAGACGATGCCGGTCATCTCAACGCGCGCCTATGACCCGGGCTTTGCGCCGTGGTGGACCAAGCGCGGCATGACGCTCGGCATGGGCATGACGGAAAAGCAGGGCGGCACCGATGTGCGCGCCAACATGACGCGCGCCGCGCGCGACGGCGGTGCCTGGCGCATCACCGGGCACAAATGGTTCATGTCGGCGCCGATGTGCGACGCCTTCCTGGTGCTGGCGCAGACGAGCGGTGGCCTGAGCTGCTTCTTCATGCCGCGCTTTGCGCCCGACGGCACCGTCAATGCGATCCACTTCCAGCGGCTGAAGGACAAGCTCGGCAACCGCTCCAATGCCTCGTCGGAGGTCGAATTCCACGGCGCCCATGCCGAATTGATCGGCGAGGAGGGCAAGGGCATCCGCACCATCATCCAGATGGTGCAGTTGACGCGGCAGGATTGTGCGATCGCCTCCACCGGCCTGATGCGCTCGGGGCTGGCGCACGCGCTCAATCACGCGCGGCATCGCAGCGTGTTCCAGAAACATCTCGCCGACCAGCCGCTGATGCAGGCGGTGCTCTCGGACATGGCATTGCATGTCGAGGCGTCGATCGCGCTGGTGATGCGGCTCTGCCGCGCCTTCGATCGCGCGCCCATCGATGCAGGCGAGGCCGCCTATATGCGGCTGCTGACGCCGGCGATCAAATACTGGACCTGCAAGAGCGCACCCGGCTTCCTCTATGAGGCGATGGAGTGCCTCGGCGGCAATGGCTATGTCGAGGAGGGCATTCTGGCGCGCCATTACCGGGAGTCGCCGGTCAACGCGATCTGGGAAGGCTCAGGCAACGTGATGTGCCTCGACGTGTTGCGCGCGCTCGGCCGCGAGGCCGATGCCGCGCTCGCTGTGCTGCGTGCGCTCGCCGACGAGACCAGGGGCCTGCCGGGCACCGCCGAGGCTATTGCGTCGATCGGACAATCGTTCCGCCGCCCGGACAGCGAGCGCATCGCACGGCTTGCAGTCGAGAAGCTGGCGCTCTTGGCTGCCACCGCGGCGCTCAACCAGGTCTCGCCGAAAAATGCCGAACTGTTCGCGGCGACACGGCTTGCCGAACGCCACGCCGGCATGTACGGCGCTGTGGACCTCTCCGATGCCGATCAGCGCGCGCTGCTGGCGCGGGCGCTGCCATGA
- a CDS encoding M15 family metallopeptidase, producing MKIAVIALLAIELISGSISSAFAQSLPGDFVFLRDIDPTIIQDIRYATSNNFMGRPIAGYGAAECVVKREVGLRLKAVQQELARQSLSLKMFDCYRPARAVADMVAWSRNGKETAAERRYNPAFSKADLFRLGYIATHSGHSTGAAVDLTLVDLRADNSRKFDPAKDYADCTAPVAARAPEGSVDMGTGYDCSDAKGHTASGAITPAQRRWRNTLVAAMARQGFANYAKEWWHFSLPGVGGAAYDFPITRAH from the coding sequence GTGAAAATTGCCGTGATCGCACTGCTGGCCATCGAGTTGATCTCAGGGTCGATCTCGTCTGCCTTCGCTCAGAGCCTGCCCGGCGACTTCGTGTTCCTCCGCGACATCGATCCGACCATCATCCAGGACATCCGCTACGCGACCTCCAATAATTTCATGGGGCGGCCGATCGCGGGCTACGGCGCGGCGGAATGCGTGGTGAAGCGGGAGGTGGGGCTGCGGCTCAAGGCCGTGCAGCAGGAACTGGCGCGGCAAAGCCTGTCGCTGAAAATGTTCGATTGCTACCGGCCGGCCCGCGCGGTTGCCGACATGGTGGCGTGGTCGAGGAACGGCAAGGAGACCGCCGCCGAGCGACGCTACAACCCGGCCTTCTCGAAGGCCGATCTGTTCCGCCTCGGCTATATCGCCACCCATTCCGGGCATTCGACCGGCGCCGCGGTCGATCTCACGCTGGTCGATCTTCGCGCCGACAATTCGCGCAAGTTCGATCCGGCCAAGGACTATGCCGACTGCACCGCGCCGGTCGCAGCGCGCGCCCCGGAGGGCAGCGTCGACATGGGTACCGGCTACGACTGCTCTGATGCGAAGGGCCATACTGCCTCAGGGGCGATCACGCCGGCGCAAAGGCGTTGGCGCAATACGCTGGTGGCGGCGATGGCCCGGCAGGGATTTGCCAACTATGCAAAGGAATGGTGGCACTTTTCGCTGCCGGGGGTAGGTGGGGCGGCCTATGATTTCCCGATCACACGCGCGCACTAG
- a CDS encoding aspartate carbamoyltransferase catalytic subunit: MTPSLKSTFVLGHRHLLGIEGLSADDITGLLDLSEEYVELNRQVDKKRASLRGRTQINLFFEASTRTQSSFEIAGKRLGADVMNMSVSSMSTRKGETLMDTAVTLNAMHPDILVVRHHASGAVELLARKVDGSVINAGDGAHEHPTQALLDALTIRRNKGRLEGLTIAICGDVLHSRVARSNIFLLNTMGARVRVVGPSTLLPRGIERMGVEVARDMREGLNGADIVMMLRLQRERMNGSFVPSSQEYFHYFGLDQKKLAYAKPDALVMHPGPMNRGVEIDTFVADGAQSLIREQVEMGVAVRMAVLEALARNLPNA; this comes from the coding sequence ATGACCCCATCATTAAAATCGACTTTTGTCCTCGGTCACCGGCATCTGCTGGGCATCGAGGGCCTTTCCGCTGACGACATCACGGGCCTGCTCGACCTCTCCGAGGAGTATGTCGAGCTCAACCGCCAGGTCGACAAGAAACGCGCCAGTCTGCGCGGCCGCACCCAGATCAATCTGTTCTTTGAGGCCTCGACCCGGACCCAGTCCTCGTTCGAGATCGCCGGAAAACGCCTGGGCGCCGACGTCATGAACATGTCGGTGTCATCGATGTCGACCCGCAAGGGCGAGACCTTGATGGACACCGCGGTGACGCTGAACGCGATGCACCCCGATATCCTGGTGGTGCGCCACCACGCCTCCGGTGCGGTCGAGTTGCTGGCGCGCAAGGTTGACGGTTCCGTGATCAATGCCGGCGACGGCGCCCACGAGCACCCGACCCAGGCGCTGCTCGACGCGCTGACGATCCGGCGCAACAAGGGCCGGCTCGAGGGGCTGACGATCGCGATCTGCGGCGACGTGCTGCATTCGCGCGTGGCGCGTTCCAACATCTTCCTGCTCAACACCATGGGCGCCCGCGTCCGCGTGGTGGGCCCCTCCACATTGCTGCCGCGCGGCATCGAGCGGATGGGCGTCGAGGTCGCGCGCGACATGCGCGAAGGGCTGAATGGCGCCGACATCGTGATGATGCTGCGGCTGCAGCGCGAGCGCATGAACGGTTCTTTCGTGCCTTCGAGCCAGGAGTATTTCCACTATTTCGGCCTCGACCAGAAGAAGCTCGCTTACGCCAAGCCCGATGCGCTGGTCATGCATCCCGGCCCGATGAACCGCGGTGTCGAGATCGACACGTTCGTCGCCGACGGCGCACAGTCGCTGATCCGTGAACAAGTCGAAATGGGTGTGGCGGTGCGCATGGCAGTGCTCGAAGCGCTCGCCCGCAACCTGCCGAACGCGTGA